One Dokdonia sp. Dokd-P16 genomic window carries:
- a CDS encoding GNAT family N-acetyltransferase, with the protein MQIVVATISHTPYAQIICDTIAESSKVRGTGIARRTPEYVISKMEAGNAVIALEGDVFAGFCYIEAWGHEKFIANSGLIVHPDFRGQGLAKKIKGEIFTLSRKRYPDAKIFGITTGLAVMKINSDLGYKPVTFSELTTDESFWKGCQTCKNFDVLTRTEQKMCLCTGMLYDPSKESKPTEKNTVKAPVFNRLKQIKEKLFLKKNK; encoded by the coding sequence ATGCAAATTGTTGTAGCCACGATTTCGCACACACCATATGCTCAGATTATCTGTGATACCATCGCAGAGTCATCTAAAGTACGTGGTACAGGAATCGCTCGTAGAACTCCAGAATATGTTATCTCAAAGATGGAAGCAGGTAATGCTGTCATTGCTTTAGAAGGAGACGTTTTTGCTGGCTTCTGTTATATAGAAGCCTGGGGGCACGAAAAATTTATAGCCAACTCTGGTCTTATTGTACACCCAGACTTCAGGGGACAGGGACTTGCCAAAAAAATTAAAGGGGAGATATTTACGCTTTCGCGAAAGCGTTATCCAGATGCAAAAATCTTCGGTATCACTACGGGTCTTGCCGTGATGAAGATTAATAGCGATCTGGGGTATAAACCCGTCACGTTTTCTGAACTCACAACAGATGAGAGCTTCTGGAAAGGTTGCCAGACGTGCAAGAACTTTGATGTGCTCACACGTACAGAGCAAAAGATGTGCTTATGTACAGGGATGCTCTATGACCCATCAAAAGAATCAAAACCTACAGAAAAAAATACTGTAAAGGCACCTGTTTTTAACAGGCTAAAACAAATAAAGGAAAAGCTATTCCTTAAAAAAAATAAGTAA
- the argG gene encoding argininosuccinate synthase has protein sequence MKKLILAYSGGLDTSYCVKYFTAEMGYEVHAVSVNTGGFTDQEIANNKEKALALGATSYTNIDAVATFYDTVVKYLIFGNVLKNNSYPLSVSAERIVQAIEIANFAKEQNADAIAHGSTGAGNDQVRFDMTFQTIVPELEIITPIRDQTLSRKQEIDYLQSHGISWSWEKAQYSINQGLWGTSVGGAQTLTSHQTLPEDAYPSQLEVSDSHTIKLGFTNGEPTSLNGKQGSSVEIIEQLEDIASKYAIGRGVHVGDTIIGIKGRVGFEAAAPIIILGAHRTLEKHTLSKWQLQHKENIALWYGTHLHEGLYLEPVMRDFEAFLQSSQNTVTGEVELILHPYRFEVVGITSDYDLMQSKVASYGEENQGWTAAEAKGFIKILGNQSRIIANQNK, from the coding sequence ATGAAAAAATTAATCTTAGCATACTCAGGAGGACTCGATACAAGCTATTGTGTAAAATATTTTACTGCAGAAATGGGATATGAAGTACACGCTGTAAGTGTAAATACAGGTGGATTTACAGATCAAGAAATCGCCAATAATAAAGAGAAAGCCCTTGCACTAGGAGCTACATCATATACAAATATAGATGCCGTAGCTACGTTTTATGATACGGTGGTAAAGTATCTAATTTTTGGTAATGTACTTAAGAACAACAGTTACCCACTTTCTGTAAGTGCAGAGCGCATCGTGCAAGCTATCGAAATTGCAAATTTTGCCAAAGAACAAAATGCAGATGCCATTGCTCATGGTAGTACTGGTGCAGGTAACGATCAGGTGCGTTTTGATATGACGTTCCAGACTATTGTGCCAGAGTTAGAAATAATAACGCCGATTAGAGATCAAACGCTTTCGCGAAAGCAGGAAATCGATTACTTACAGAGTCACGGTATCTCGTGGTCTTGGGAGAAGGCACAGTATTCTATAAATCAAGGTCTGTGGGGTACAAGTGTAGGAGGTGCTCAAACCCTAACCTCACATCAAACACTTCCTGAAGATGCATATCCTAGTCAGCTGGAGGTTAGTGATTCACATACCATCAAGCTAGGTTTTACAAACGGAGAACCTACTTCGTTAAATGGAAAGCAAGGTTCATCAGTGGAGATTATAGAGCAACTAGAAGACATCGCAAGTAAGTATGCCATAGGTCGCGGGGTGCACGTAGGGGATACCATCATAGGTATAAAAGGAAGAGTAGGTTTTGAAGCTGCAGCCCCTATAATTATACTCGGAGCGCATCGTACACTTGAGAAGCACACGCTTTCAAAATGGCAATTGCAACATAAAGAAAATATCGCTTTGTGGTATGGTACTCATTTACACGAGGGGTTATACTTAGAGCCTGTAATGAGAGACTTTGAAGCTTTTTTACAAAGCAGCCAGAATACAGTCACGGGAGAGGTCGAGTTGATATTACATCCATATAGATTTGAGGTAGTAGGTATCACATCAGATTATGATCTTATGCAATCTAAGGTCGCGAGTTACGGAGAAGAAAACCAAGGCTGGACTGCCGCCGAAGCTAAAGGATTTATAAAAATATTAGGCAATCAGTCTAGAATCATAGCAAACCAGAACAAATGA
- the proC gene encoding pyrroline-5-carboxylate reductase, whose translation MKIAIIGTGNLGLAIAKGLITNNAVTSLYLTKRDISSIEKWDAYKEVTTTSDNRDAVAKSDILIFAVQPGHFAGILEDIKELLTEKHIIISTITGFKVPQIAEIVGDDQFIIRAMPNTAIAVGQSMTCLCSNTAGEKRIAIAEAIFNKLGTSLIIPEGLMQAATVICASGIAFWMRLIRATTQGAIQLGFDAKEAQELAMQTCLGAATLVIKSGNHPEAEIDKVTTPKGCTIEGLNEMEHSGLSSSLIKGIVASYQKINSIS comes from the coding sequence ATGAAAATAGCAATCATAGGAACGGGAAATTTAGGTCTTGCCATCGCAAAAGGACTAATCACAAATAATGCGGTGACTAGCTTATATCTTACTAAAAGAGATATTTCGAGTATCGAAAAATGGGATGCATATAAAGAGGTGACAACTACGAGTGATAATCGTGATGCTGTTGCAAAAAGTGACATTCTCATATTCGCAGTACAGCCAGGTCATTTTGCAGGTATACTTGAAGATATTAAAGAACTACTTACTGAGAAACATATTATCATCTCTACAATCACAGGTTTTAAAGTGCCGCAAATCGCTGAAATTGTAGGAGACGATCAATTTATTATACGAGCAATGCCTAACACTGCTATTGCTGTTGGGCAAAGTATGACCTGTTTATGTAGCAACACGGCAGGCGAAAAGCGTATTGCCATAGCCGAAGCCATTTTTAATAAACTAGGCACAAGCCTTATTATTCCAGAAGGACTGATGCAAGCTGCTACAGTAATCTGTGCGAGTGGTATTGCTTTCTGGATGCGATTGATAAGAGCAACTACGCAGGGAGCCATACAGCTAGGTTTTGACGCAAAAGAAGCACAAGAACTTGCTATGCAAACCTGTCTAGGAGCTGCCACTTTGGTTATTAAATCTGGAAACCATCCAGAAGCAGAAATTGATAAAGTGACTACGCCAAAAGGCTGTACTATAGAAGGTCTCAATGAGATGGAACATTCAGGTTTAAGCTCTTCTCTCATAAAGGGAATTGTGGCTAGTTATCAAAAAATTAATAGCATCTCATAG
- the argC gene encoding N-acetyl-gamma-glutamyl-phosphate reductase, with product MKKIGIIGGAGYTAGELIRLLIHHPEVQIDFIYSTSNAGNAVGIVHQDLAHVDLSFTSKVNSEVDVVFLCLGHGNSGEFLRNHTFSDATRVIDLSNEFRLKNDIFFQDRVFVYGLPEINKEEIKSAQNIANPGCFATAIQLALLPLASACLLSQDVHINAVTGATGAGVKPSATTHFGWRDNNFSHYKAFNHQHLGEIGESIVQLQKGFNSELHFIPQRGNFSRGIFATAYTFYESTIEEAYALYEDFYKDSAFAKAVKAPLHLKQVVNTNYCFIHLEKHGNKLLITSVIDNLLKGASGQAVENMNLMFGWAQDTGLQLKASYF from the coding sequence ATGAAAAAAATAGGAATCATAGGTGGTGCAGGTTATACTGCTGGGGAGCTCATTAGACTGCTTATTCATCACCCAGAAGTGCAGATAGATTTTATATACAGCACAAGTAATGCTGGTAATGCAGTAGGGATTGTTCATCAAGATCTTGCTCACGTAGACCTTAGTTTTACAAGTAAAGTAAATAGTGAGGTAGATGTAGTCTTCTTATGTTTGGGTCATGGTAATTCTGGCGAATTCTTGAGAAATCATACTTTTTCTGATGCTACAAGAGTCATAGATCTCAGTAATGAGTTTAGACTTAAAAATGATATCTTTTTTCAAGATAGAGTTTTTGTATATGGACTTCCAGAAATCAATAAAGAGGAAATAAAAAGCGCGCAGAATATTGCAAACCCAGGCTGCTTTGCCACTGCTATTCAGCTGGCATTATTACCGCTGGCGAGTGCTTGTTTGCTCAGTCAAGATGTACATATTAATGCCGTAACAGGCGCTACGGGAGCGGGAGTAAAACCTAGTGCTACTACGCATTTTGGGTGGAGAGATAATAACTTCTCACACTATAAGGCTTTTAACCATCAGCATCTTGGGGAGATAGGAGAGTCTATTGTGCAGCTGCAAAAAGGTTTTAACAGCGAACTTCATTTTATTCCGCAGCGTGGTAATTTTTCTAGAGGAATTTTTGCAACTGCCTACACATTTTATGAGAGTACGATTGAAGAGGCATATGCGCTTTATGAGGATTTTTATAAGGACTCCGCTTTCGCGAAAGCGGTAAAAGCACCTTTACATCTCAAACAAGTGGTAAATACAAACTACTGCTTTATACACTTAGAAAAACACGGCAATAAATTATTGATCACCAGTGTGATTGATAACCTCTTAAAAGGTGCGAGTGGTCAAGCTGTAGAAAATATGAATCTAATGTTTGGGTGGGCTCAAGATACTGGGCTCCAACTCAAGGCAAGTTATTTCTAA